A window of Lentibacillus sp. Marseille-P4043 contains these coding sequences:
- a CDS encoding type II toxin-antitoxin system VapC family toxin, translating into MAFLDANGDEDGELVEKVLSKMQNDKVENMLISNHVFSEVVHHLFIGNFYNVIYTAYRKFHLNQKLDQQEEEILGDSNVASKLIGLVGNRELEKLRRSEQVFIPIKDIIKQYKETYRDHSGLSHYYDYTLNTFNKMLNELSDLFGIETRIITSDEDAYFFAQELMKERNLEVNDALHLAVAKIHSADFFATLDADFIHNNNNNNEEQDPSILHVSTRFI; encoded by the coding sequence TTGGCTTTTCTAGACGCAAATGGTGACGAGGATGGGGAATTAGTAGAAAAAGTTTTGTCAAAAATGCAAAATGATAAAGTTGAGAACATGTTAATTAGTAATCATGTTTTCTCAGAAGTAGTACATCACCTCTTTATAGGTAATTTTTACAATGTAATTTACACCGCTTACCGTAAATTTCATTTGAACCAAAAGCTAGACCAACAAGAAGAAGAAATATTAGGTGATTCTAATGTTGCTAGCAAGCTAATAGGATTGGTTGGGAATCGGGAGTTAGAAAAATTACGTCGTTCCGAACAGGTTTTCATCCCAATTAAAGACATTATTAAACAGTATAAAGAGACATATAGAGATCATAGCGGTCTATCCCATTACTATGATTACACACTAAACACTTTTAACAAGATGCTGAATGAATTAAGTGATTTATTCGGTATTGAAACAAGAATCATTACATCTGATGAAGATGCTTATTTCTTCGCACAGGAATTAATGAAGGAACGTAATTTAGAAGTAAACGATGCACTTCATTTAGCGGTAGCTAAAATACATAGCGCTGATTTTTTTGCTACCTTAGATGCTGACTTTATACATAATAATAATAATAACAACGAAGAACAAGATCCATCTATACTTCATGTATCCACAAGATTTATTTGA
- a CDS encoding ROK family transcriptional regulator: protein MPLNLKYDQGRIRKYHYFMLLSLIQKHKKISRSQLAQLTKMSNTSVGKIIKELINDELVVEVGQTEGEVGRRATLLEINPTGSFIVGVELDKSGIQIAVVTLTGEVIEKRQLAFDIDKSAYNILGELAEEILRLLDQVGVDIKEKIIAIGVSIPGLITWPEGRVLRVPQFHWDNIDVKAYLERKLDYVVYVDNHVRTVLLAENLYGSMKDFNDSVCIYVGSGVGGAAMLNGEILRGHRNMLGEIGHMTLDPQGVMCDCGRLGCLQTFVCSSEIEKQVQQPIQEVFAAFERQEDWAIRIISRARTYLGLAISNVICIYNPEAVLLAGPMIQEFPSLVQDVAVESDKYVWNPFKDSFHLIYPEIGKDSGVIGASALVLNEFLRFSNDEI, encoded by the coding sequence ATGCCATTGAATTTGAAATATGATCAAGGTCGTATTCGAAAATACCATTATTTTATGTTGCTAAGCCTCATTCAAAAACATAAAAAAATCTCTAGATCCCAGCTTGCTCAATTAACGAAAATGAGTAATACAAGTGTGGGAAAAATAATCAAGGAGCTTATTAATGACGAACTAGTTGTTGAAGTCGGACAGACTGAGGGAGAGGTGGGAAGACGCGCGACACTCTTGGAAATAAATCCAACTGGGTCGTTTATCGTTGGTGTAGAACTTGATAAGAGTGGTATTCAAATAGCAGTTGTTACTTTAACAGGGGAAGTTATTGAAAAAAGGCAACTAGCTTTTGATATAGATAAATCTGCCTACAATATACTAGGTGAACTTGCAGAGGAAATCTTAAGATTACTGGACCAGGTGGGGGTTGATATCAAGGAAAAAATCATAGCGATTGGTGTAAGTATCCCTGGACTTATTACATGGCCGGAGGGAAGAGTGTTACGGGTTCCGCAATTTCATTGGGATAATATTGATGTTAAGGCTTATTTGGAAAGAAAGCTGGATTATGTAGTATATGTGGATAATCATGTCAGAACGGTTCTTTTAGCGGAGAATTTATATGGAAGTATGAAAGATTTCAATGATTCCGTTTGTATTTATGTTGGTAGTGGGGTTGGCGGTGCAGCGATGTTGAATGGTGAAATTTTACGTGGACATCGCAATATGCTAGGAGAAATCGGCCATATGACATTAGATCCTCAAGGAGTGATGTGTGATTGTGGAAGGCTTGGATGTTTACAGACGTTTGTTTGTTCATCGGAAATAGAAAAGCAGGTACAACAACCAATACAAGAGGTGTTTGCCGCATTTGAAAGGCAGGAGGATTGGGCGATAAGGATAATTAGCCGAGCACGGACTTATCTTGGGCTGGCTATTTCAAACGTCATTTGTATTTATAATCCTGAGGCAGTGTTACTTGCAGGACCCATGATACAAGAATTCCCTTCTCTAGTTCAAGATGTGGCTGTAGAATCAGATAAGTACGTTTGGAACCCTTTTAAAGACTCTTTTCATTTAATTTATCCTGAAATTGGTAAAGACAGTGGAGTGATTGGTGCCAGTGCACTTGTACTTAATGAATTTTTAAGGTTTTCCAATGATGAGATTTAA
- a CDS encoding glucosamine-6-phosphate deaminase produces MEIIQTKDYQALSQKAFDVLADTIKQNENAVVNTTTGASYDGLFDLLVQAINNDELPIENTVMMNLDEYIADRDKKFTVHTYMREKLYDLIKKQPKVIELLDGSLADLDSEIERYNKVLKEYPRDLQILGLGVNGHLGANEPGTPFESRLFLADSDESTIQSTMGYQNLTRDEAPTQMLTLGLADMMDAKKILLVASGTRKAEAVKATIEGPINEDCPASILRTHPNAIFIIDDAAASLLDKKY; encoded by the coding sequence ATGGAAATTATTCAAACTAAAGATTATCAAGCATTGTCTCAAAAAGCATTCGATGTTCTTGCTGATACTATTAAACAAAATGAAAACGCTGTAGTCAATACTACTACGGGTGCCAGTTATGATGGTCTATTTGATTTGCTTGTCCAAGCAATCAATAACGATGAATTACCTATTGAAAATACTGTCATGATGAATCTGGATGAATACATAGCCGATAGAGATAAGAAGTTCACTGTTCATACCTATATGCGTGAAAAGTTATATGATTTAATCAAAAAACAGCCAAAGGTAATAGAATTACTTGATGGTAGTCTTGCAGATTTAGATTCGGAAATAGAACGATATAATAAGGTTCTTAAAGAATATCCACGCGATTTACAGATTCTGGGGTTAGGAGTGAATGGTCACCTGGGAGCTAATGAACCGGGAACACCATTTGAATCTCGACTATTTCTTGCGGATAGTGATGAATCAACCATTCAGAGCACCATGGGATACCAAAATCTAACACGAGACGAAGCACCAACGCAAATGCTGACACTAGGTTTGGCAGATATGATGGATGCTAAAAAAATTCTGCTTGTAGCTTCAGGAACAAGAAAAGCAGAAGCTGTCAAAGCGACAATTGAAGGTCCAATTAATGAAGATTGCCCGGCTTCTATTTTGAGAACCCATCCGAATGCAATCTTTATCATTGACGATGCAGCGGCATCTCTTCTTGATAAAAAATATTAA
- a CDS encoding ROK family glucokinase has translation MEDLIIGLDIGGTSTKAGLLNVSGEVIHKWEIPTDKKDHGSRIVEYIWESITEALKELQIENQILGIGVGAPGFVDKETGMVYEAVNIGWKNFDLGNRLKNLSNLPVFIENDANLAALGENKKGSGSNAKDLIAITLGTGVGSGIIANGEILSGMNGTAAEIGHIIADPNGYPCNCGRTGCLDTIASATGIVHQAMDYITENPDSPLALYYRMHGALDARDVFELAREGDKASEHIIDHTTDVLGFMVASAATIINPSTIIVGGGLSKAGNLLLSKITHYFRKYALPRISENCEIKLAQLGNDAGMIGAAYLVKSGLNQVLA, from the coding sequence GTGGAAGATTTGATTATTGGATTGGATATTGGTGGGACCTCGACGAAAGCAGGGCTGCTAAATGTGAGTGGTGAAGTGATTCATAAGTGGGAAATCCCAACAGATAAAAAAGATCATGGTAGCCGTATCGTTGAATATATATGGGAGTCTATTACGGAAGCATTAAAGGAGTTACAGATAGAAAATCAAATTTTAGGTATCGGAGTGGGTGCACCAGGCTTCGTTGATAAAGAAACAGGTATGGTCTACGAGGCTGTTAATATAGGTTGGAAGAATTTCGATTTGGGTAATAGGCTAAAGAATTTGTCCAATTTACCGGTCTTTATTGAAAACGATGCCAATTTGGCTGCATTGGGTGAAAACAAAAAAGGAAGCGGTAGCAATGCGAAAGATCTTATAGCAATTACACTGGGTACAGGAGTTGGCAGCGGAATTATTGCAAACGGTGAAATATTAAGTGGAATGAATGGGACAGCAGCAGAGATCGGCCATATCATTGCCGACCCTAATGGTTATCCATGTAATTGCGGAAGGACAGGTTGTTTGGATACAATTGCTTCGGCAACAGGGATTGTTCATCAAGCAATGGATTATATTACAGAAAACCCGGATAGCCCATTAGCTTTATACTATAGAATGCATGGAGCACTGGATGCTAGGGATGTGTTTGAATTGGCAAGGGAAGGTGACAAGGCCAGTGAACATATCATTGATCATACAACAGATGTTCTCGGTTTTATGGTAGCGAGTGCAGCGACTATCATCAATCCTTCTACTATTATCGTTGGTGGCGGGCTTTCAAAGGCTGGAAATCTATTGCTTTCTAAAATAACTCATTATTTTAGAAAATATGCTTTGCCAAGGATTAGTGAGAACTGTGAAATAAAGCTTGCTCAATTGGGAAATGATGCAGGGATGATAGGTGCAGCTTATTTGGTCAAAAGTGGACTGAATCAAGTACTAGCTTGA
- a CDS encoding MFS transporter: MGLAVREENAKLPKLTLKEKISYGYGDVASNFVWGMVNSYLLFFYTDVFGITAAAAGTLFLITRIFDAVNDPLMGIIVDKTKSKHGKTRPYLLYIAVPFGILSVITFITPDLSMTGKVIYAYITYGLLGIVYTMINIPYGALMPLMSRNSKEKGELNSYRAIGRSVGAIIVASLTLPLVNYLGGGNQQLGFPIVMGIYSVIGIIFFWLTFKNCHERVVTPKEQKNTEIKKSLTQMFKNKYWLLVSANSFLWFVRMGIMNGVLIYYVKYVLEQPGMAPFYLTLLNIANLVGGFFALSILRKYSSRNSSMLMFTIAVVLLASLFLVEGQSMILFSIIFFVANVLIGYGDPATLTMLGDTIDYQEWKFGTRPEGLLVSSYSFSTKFGVAIGSSLLGYALSWAGYDPSAVTEGAKTMIRTLMLSLPIVLTVLQVIILYFYKLDKHHADIVKDLNY; this comes from the coding sequence TTGGGTCTAGCCGTTAGGGAAGAAAATGCAAAATTGCCGAAGTTAACTCTAAAGGAAAAGATAAGCTATGGATATGGGGATGTTGCTTCCAACTTTGTTTGGGGAATGGTCAACAGTTATTTACTATTTTTTTACACCGATGTCTTTGGAATAACTGCTGCCGCTGCAGGGACACTATTTTTGATCACGCGTATTTTTGATGCAGTGAATGATCCATTGATGGGGATCATTGTTGATAAAACAAAAAGCAAACATGGAAAAACAAGACCATATTTATTATATATTGCGGTTCCATTTGGTATATTGAGTGTCATCACTTTTATTACTCCTGACCTGTCTATGACTGGAAAGGTAATTTATGCCTATATCACCTATGGACTGCTTGGTATTGTTTATACGATGATTAATATTCCATATGGTGCGCTTATGCCACTGATGTCAAGGAATTCTAAAGAAAAAGGTGAATTGAATAGTTACCGAGCTATTGGAAGATCTGTAGGTGCGATTATTGTGGCCTCCCTTACTTTACCGCTTGTGAATTATTTAGGAGGGGGTAATCAACAGCTTGGATTTCCAATAGTAATGGGAATCTATTCTGTAATCGGTATCATTTTCTTTTGGTTGACATTTAAGAATTGTCATGAAAGGGTAGTGACTCCGAAAGAGCAAAAGAATACTGAAATCAAAAAGTCGCTTACCCAAATGTTTAAGAATAAATACTGGCTTCTCGTATCTGCCAATTCATTCCTTTGGTTCGTCAGGATGGGAATCATGAATGGTGTGCTCATTTACTACGTTAAATACGTATTGGAGCAACCAGGCATGGCACCGTTTTATTTGACACTATTGAATATAGCAAATTTAGTGGGTGGGTTTTTTGCTTTATCCATTTTACGTAAATATAGTAGTCGTAATTCAAGTATGCTCATGTTCACCATAGCTGTTGTTTTACTTGCTTCTCTATTCCTTGTTGAAGGACAATCAATGATCTTGTTTTCTATTATTTTCTTTGTAGCTAATGTATTGATTGGTTATGGTGACCCAGCTACATTGACTATGTTAGGGGATACAATCGACTATCAAGAATGGAAGTTTGGTACTCGCCCAGAAGGCTTGCTCGTATCGAGTTATAGTTTTTCGACAAAGTTTGGGGTTGCGATAGGTTCGAGTTTACTCGGCTATGCGCTTAGCTGGGCAGGTTATGATCCGTCGGCTGTTACAGAAGGTGCCAAAACGATGATCCGCACCTTGATGCTTAGCTTGCCAATAGTGTTGACCGTTTTGCAAGTAATTATCTTGTATTTCTATAAATTGGATAAGCATCACGCAGATATTGTCAAAGATTTAAATTATTAG
- a CDS encoding M81 family metallopeptidase produces MKIITGCLYHETNTFNSFPTSVEDFVLVEGNEVEKRLASTEVFKDNGVEIVPSIYATALSSGTVKKEAYRYFADKFLSVLEKNKDIDGIWLHLHGSMVVEEIGSGELALLKEIRACIGYDIPISLTLDIHGNLAEDFHQYVNIVYSYRTVPHVDQPEVERISAQLLVNAIKNNAKIRPSFKGLPMIIPGEKAVAASEPLRSILDKLKELEQRKGIISANFFICHAWNDTENTRSSIFVVPESEEYKGLADEVTEELANYVYDRRHEFEFNATVLEPQEAIEQALDEPSKPVFISDSGDNSTAGAPGMSTLLLESLKDRDLQDKKVLISAIYDPDAFHQLNSHEVGDQVAIKVGTNIDKYSTPVELEGTLKAKGDLLGYLNATNDKVGETCTLSIGNLDVIIANRGDSFITINHFTRAGVDVNDYDVIVVKQGYLFDELSAISKLDILAMTPGATYQRIEKIEYENIPRPIFPMDME; encoded by the coding sequence ATGAAAATTATTACTGGTTGTTTATATCATGAAACAAATACATTTAATTCATTTCCTACATCTGTAGAAGATTTTGTTCTGGTTGAGGGAAATGAAGTGGAAAAACGTCTTGCCAGCACAGAAGTATTTAAAGATAATGGGGTGGAAATTGTACCAAGCATCTACGCAACCGCATTGTCATCAGGTACCGTGAAAAAGGAAGCGTACAGATATTTTGCTGATAAATTCTTATCTGTTCTTGAAAAAAATAAGGATATCGATGGTATTTGGTTACATTTGCATGGTTCAATGGTTGTTGAAGAGATTGGTTCTGGGGAATTGGCATTATTGAAAGAAATCAGAGCATGTATCGGATATGATATTCCAATTTCGTTAACACTGGACATCCATGGTAACCTAGCGGAGGATTTCCACCAATATGTCAACATTGTATATTCGTATCGTACAGTACCACATGTGGATCAACCGGAAGTGGAACGTATTTCAGCCCAGCTATTAGTAAATGCAATTAAAAACAATGCCAAGATTAGACCATCATTTAAGGGCTTACCAATGATTATTCCTGGTGAAAAAGCTGTTGCTGCAAGTGAACCTCTACGTTCGATACTTGATAAGTTGAAAGAATTAGAACAAAGAAAAGGGATTATCAGCGCCAACTTTTTCATTTGCCACGCATGGAATGACACGGAAAATACAAGATCCTCCATCTTTGTAGTCCCCGAATCCGAGGAGTATAAAGGGCTTGCTGATGAAGTTACGGAAGAATTGGCGAACTATGTATACGATAGGCGCCATGAATTCGAATTTAACGCAACGGTTCTTGAGCCGCAAGAAGCTATCGAACAGGCGCTTGATGAACCATCCAAGCCTGTCTTCATTTCTGATTCAGGGGATAACTCAACTGCCGGTGCACCGGGGATGAGTACCTTGCTATTAGAATCGTTGAAAGATAGAGATTTGCAGGATAAGAAAGTATTGATTTCTGCTATTTATGATCCGGATGCCTTCCATCAGTTGAATTCACATGAAGTGGGAGATCAAGTAGCTATCAAAGTTGGGACGAATATTGACAAATATAGTACGCCTGTTGAATTGGAAGGAACACTTAAAGCAAAAGGGGACCTGCTTGGATACTTGAATGCAACGAATGATAAAGTAGGGGAAACATGCACGCTGTCTATTGGAAACTTGGATGTGATTATTGCAAACCGTGGTGATTCGTTTATCACGATTAACCATTTCACCCGTGCAGGTGTCGATGTTAACGATTATGATGTGATTGTAGTCAAACAAGGCTATCTATTTGATGAGTTAAGTGCCATTTCCAAATTGGATATTCTTGCAATGACACCTGGTGCGACTTATCAGCGGATTGAGAAAATTGAGTATGAGAATATTCCTAGGCCTATCTTTCCGATGGATATGGAATAA
- a CDS encoding PBECR4 domain-containing protein: MCPYIFKYEIKDGTNNRKIELRFDEENFCHLLGLESIVIRSGKVFIQR; encoded by the coding sequence TTGTGTCCATATATTTTTAAGTATGAAATTAAAGATGGAACTAATAATCGAAAAATTGAGTTAAGATTTGATGAAGAGAACTTTTGTCATCTTTTGGGATTAGAAAGTATTGTAATCAGAAGTGGAAAAGTCTTTATTCAAAGATAA
- a CDS encoding LCP family glycopolymer transferase yields the protein MEQKRSNKQKKPRRLWLKISLAVIFVLVLGVGTYAYSIYHNAKETVNEKMHKTVTSIDPVVGKKKMNEQKPLNILLLGVDKRPGDSGRSDALMVLSLDPKQNKMQLISIPRDTRTEIVGKGTVDKINHAYAFGGTDMSIATVENLLDVELDYYVEMNMDGLTEMVDAVGGITVNNKLDWYDEGYYKKGYHYSQGEISLNGPKTMGYVRMRHLDPNGDFGRTKRQRQVIQAIVDKGASVASVTKIDNMIDVLGNNMETNLDFDDMKNLLLNYKDVRNNAVSYMMKGNGTKIGGIYYLQVPDEEIEKVHGMIAEIKS from the coding sequence ATGGAACAAAAGCGATCAAATAAACAAAAGAAGCCAAGACGTCTTTGGCTGAAAATAAGCCTGGCTGTAATTTTCGTACTAGTGCTTGGTGTTGGAACATACGCATATTCGATTTACCACAATGCTAAAGAAACGGTCAATGAGAAGATGCATAAGACAGTTACTTCGATTGATCCAGTTGTTGGAAAGAAGAAAATGAATGAGCAAAAGCCATTGAACATTTTATTGCTTGGTGTTGATAAACGTCCTGGAGATAGCGGACGATCCGATGCACTAATGGTCCTTTCGTTGGATCCGAAACAAAATAAAATGCAGCTAATTAGTATACCTAGGGATACTCGGACAGAAATTGTTGGCAAAGGTACCGTGGACAAGATTAATCATGCCTATGCGTTTGGTGGTACTGATATGTCCATCGCGACGGTTGAGAACCTGCTTGATGTCGAATTGGATTACTATGTCGAAATGAACATGGATGGATTAACGGAAATGGTTGATGCTGTTGGTGGTATTACCGTTAATAACAAACTGGATTGGTACGATGAAGGTTACTATAAAAAGGGATATCATTATAGCCAAGGTGAGATTTCGCTAAATGGACCGAAGACAATGGGATATGTGCGCATGCGTCATTTGGATCCAAACGGTGACTTTGGCCGGACGAAACGCCAGCGCCAGGTTATTCAGGCAATTGTTGATAAAGGAGCAAGTGTTGCATCCGTCACGAAAATAGATAACATGATTGATGTATTGGGTAACAATATGGAAACGAATCTGGATTTTGATGATATGAAAAACTTGTTATTGAATTATAAAGACGTTCGAAATAATGCTGTTAGCTATATGATGAAAGGCAATGGCACGAAAATTGGCGGTATTTATTACTTGCAAGTTCCTGATGAAGAGATAGAGAAAGTTCATGGGATGATAGCGGAGATTAAGTCATAG
- a CDS encoding Na+/H+ antiporter NhaC family protein yields MNNDNNGNPWALIPFVVFLVLFIGSGIVLQDFYAFPVMAAIAIAGAVALAMGRKESLQERVDIYCKSAGDPNIMLMVLIFLLAGAFSGVAEGMGAVNSTVNLALSIVPQNLLIVGMFIIACFISLSMGTSMGTIVALAPIGVGISDQTDISMALSMAAIIGGSLFGDNLSIISDTTIAAVRTQGTKMKDKFKVNFLIALPAAIVTCLILGVMTMGQHAEISQSSYNWVKIMPYLCVLITALIGVNVFVVLTVGIVFAGLVGLIDGSYSIIDLVQTINEGMAGMFEIAFLAILIAGMVGVIRHQGGIDYLLHALTRNTKSKKGAEFSIAGIAGATDLSTANNTISIIVSGPLAKNIADKFGIDPRRSASILDIFACSIQGLLPYGLHLLVAAEAANISPVSILAYSYYPVLIGLCGILAILFQFPRLKRDGMRGEVS; encoded by the coding sequence ATGAACAACGATAATAATGGAAATCCGTGGGCCCTTATACCATTTGTGGTGTTTTTAGTTTTGTTCATTGGCTCTGGGATTGTCTTACAGGATTTTTATGCGTTTCCGGTCATGGCAGCGATTGCGATTGCAGGGGCGGTTGCGCTGGCAATGGGACGCAAGGAATCGCTGCAAGAGAGAGTTGATATCTATTGTAAAAGTGCTGGCGATCCGAACATTATGCTGATGGTCCTTATTTTCCTATTGGCCGGTGCATTTTCCGGGGTGGCAGAAGGGATGGGTGCGGTAAATTCGACAGTGAATCTGGCATTATCAATTGTCCCGCAAAATTTATTAATCGTGGGCATGTTCATCATTGCTTGCTTTATTTCTTTGTCAATGGGGACGAGCATGGGAACGATTGTAGCACTTGCGCCGATCGGGGTTGGGATTAGCGATCAAACCGACATTTCGATGGCACTCTCCATGGCTGCAATTATTGGCGGATCGTTATTCGGCGACAACCTCTCGATCATTTCCGATACGACGATTGCCGCTGTCCGGACACAAGGAACGAAAATGAAGGATAAATTTAAAGTCAATTTCTTAATTGCTTTGCCCGCAGCGATTGTAACCTGTCTCATTCTTGGGGTAATGACAATGGGACAGCACGCGGAAATTAGTCAAAGTTCCTATAACTGGGTCAAGATTATGCCATATCTATGTGTCCTCATTACTGCGCTGATCGGAGTGAATGTGTTCGTCGTTCTCACTGTTGGAATTGTGTTTGCGGGATTAGTCGGACTCATCGATGGAAGCTATTCGATCATCGATTTGGTTCAAACAATTAATGAAGGCATGGCAGGCATGTTTGAAATTGCGTTTCTCGCCATACTAATAGCTGGTATGGTTGGCGTGATTAGACATCAAGGCGGGATTGACTATCTCCTTCATGCTTTGACCCGAAACACGAAATCGAAAAAAGGCGCAGAATTCAGCATTGCCGGAATTGCAGGTGCAACAGATCTTTCAACAGCGAATAACACAATTTCGATTATCGTTTCCGGTCCGCTTGCCAAAAATATCGCCGACAAATTTGGCATTGACCCACGCAGATCGGCAAGTATCCTCGATATTTTTGCCTGCAGCATTCAAGGCCTGCTTCCTTATGGGCTGCATCTTCTTGTCGCAGCAGAGGCCGCAAACATATCACCAGTCAGCATTTTGGCCTATTCGTATTACCCTGTATTAATTGGCTTATGCGGCATTCTAGCTATTCTGTTTCAATTCCCACGGTTGAAACGGGATGGGATGCGGGGTGAGGTCTCATAG
- a CDS encoding DUF1659 domain-containing protein, whose translation MAVAEKYDSTLRLVLDDGADVLTGKPLYKTKNFNNVKTAATADQLYAIAHAIAPLQERPLYNIERRDSSEIRDA comes from the coding sequence ATGGCAGTAGCAGAAAAATATGATTCCACACTACGTCTAGTGCTAGATGATGGTGCGGATGTTTTGACTGGGAAACCACTTTATAAAACAAAAAACTTCAACAATGTCAAAACGGCTGCAACAGCAGATCAGTTGTACGCGATTGCACATGCAATTGCACCACTACAGGAGCGCCCGCTTTACAACATTGAACGTAGGGATAGCTCAGAAATCAGAGATGCATAA
- a CDS encoding DUF2922 domain-containing protein: MKKLELKFLNKEGKTVTYSLEKPVEPVDPATIKSAMDEVITQNAFTSTGGDLVSIKSARIVERNVEEIELG, from the coding sequence ATGAAAAAGCTTGAACTAAAATTTTTAAATAAAGAAGGGAAAACAGTTACGTATTCCTTAGAAAAACCCGTTGAACCTGTTGATCCGGCAACAATCAAAAGTGCCATGGATGAAGTCATTACCCAAAATGCGTTCACATCAACAGGCGGGGATCTCGTTTCGATCAAGAGTGCTCGAATTGTAGAGCGAAATGTTGAGGAAATTGAACTTGGTTAA